Genomic DNA from Solanum dulcamara chromosome 4, daSolDulc1.2, whole genome shotgun sequence:
TTTGCATTTAAATAGACTATTTTTTGGCCAAatcttattttcatattaaaaatgttttttaattattttttaaatagtcGTTAAAAACTCACAACAGAACTGAAAATTAATCATCAACCTAATTTTTACATTATGATCTAATCCATCtaaaatttaattgattaaTACGACTATATGAAACTTTCTCCGTGTGAGCTtgttcatatattaattacaaGCCGGATTGTCAAGGATCAGTCAAAATCAATCCTTTACCAACTACACTTCACTCATGACTTGAAAGATTACACAAAATTTGTTATTGTTAACATCAATGTAAAGAGTCACTATTTGATTAAGGGCGTAGTTAAATAGGATCGAGGAGATtcatttgataaaaaattatattgtttatacattttttatgcatatgTAATAAATATTGACTATCTTTTGATTACTTTGTGTGTTTACATTTTAATATTATGAAACCCCTTATTGAAAAATTCTAATTCCACCGTTATAATTAACTGGtgtaaatttgaatttaaacaaataaattaaattacacttttttttaatttaaaaaacgaCAACGTATCTCTAGGCAGAGTCGAAGGGCTGTGAATGATCCAGATTGGactgagaaaaaaaaaatcctccAAAGCAGAAAATATAAAAGTTCTATATTACCCTCATGTTAGATATAATCAACGGTCTACTATCTCTTCCTGCACTTCCATCATTTGATCAAACGGTCTAAAATTAACCAAACGAAATATTCTAGGGTTATTCCTATTAcactataatttttcttttggcaaCAAACCAAGTCTTTTGATAAACCCcgattctctctctctctctctctgtaaGAAGactttctctctctagaaagTTCTCTTTCGTTTCATTTTTTTCTGTTGCAGAGATGGTGAAGGGTCCTGGACTTTACTCCGATATCGGCAAAAAAGCTAGAGGTATTTCTCTTTTCGTTTTCATTTCATTGTCTTTGGCACTTATATGTTGTTaggattcttcaaaaatatttgttGCATCGTTGTCGGATTCTCTAAAAATGTAGtactatttttgaaatattcgATACGCACCAATAGATGTTTCTGAaaagtccgagcaacatagtttCGTGCTACGGAAATATGTTGTTCGGATTCTCAAAAAATGtactattttttgaaaaatccgaTATCCACCTGTTGAttattttgaagagtccgagcaccATTATTTGGTATTACTGatgtttttttgttgttgtattgcCAATTTTTTTGTTTCTGGACGAAGTCATTTTCATTACTGTTTGGTAGTTCTCCTGTCTCAATTTTTGCAGCACTGTCTGAATTTCGAGAGatgaaacttttttttaatttgaaggTAAATTTGGACCTGAGTTGTTTCAAGTTTTTAGAAATGTATTTACATAGTTGGAAACTATGAAAAAAGTATTGTAAATtacaataattgataattttaaatattaaaaatgcatatgaaaatttCGTGTTTGAGCCTTAATATGAAAGGTGCTACATAAGTTGGGATGGAGGAAGTATATAAACCTTTATTTGTAAAATTCAAATATGGAAGATTGGTTTTGAAGaaacaaatatcaaataaaCTTCATGTGTGGTGGTAATTGATGGGTATTATatctttttgttgttgtttttagatCTTTTGTACAGGGACTATGTCAGTGACCATAAGTTCACAATCACTACATACAGCACAACGGGAGTGGTCAGTTTCTTTCtggatatttatatgattatcaTTCAAACTTTTTGCTTATTGTTCATTCATGATTGTGTTTTCTAATTTGTAGTTTCTGTGGTCAAGTatgtaattttgataaattttacgAGTATACAGGAAATTAGAAGAAGTTAAGGTGTGTGTTTTGGTCTTATGCTGCTCCTAGGAAGATAGGGGAAGAAACTAATTACTTTAGGAAGTGAAGAATGAGATGTCCTGTAATTTACATTTTGCCTGCATCATGCAACTGGCAGTTATTTCCATCTCCTGGAATGGAAAATCTAGGATTTAAAATATACGGGTTCAATATTTAAGGTTTTAGCATTGAATCtgttgtatttttaaaattttggttCATATATACTATTTGTTgaattttaatgaaatttttcACACAAATTTATGCTACGAAAAGTATCGGATTCCGGTACCAAAAGGCTGAAGCCTCTGTCTATTTGTTAGcccctctatttcatattaaccgAATTTCAAAAGCtttttttattgttcaaaatagttgaattgttcaaaattcaatataaatattttaaaactttttccatGTTTACCCTTTCCATTAGGgaagttttgtaattttctaggagtaaaactacactacttacaaagttatactcCAATAAATGACTTcttgtatttatgatttcacatttaatcatctttatgaggttgattaaacaaaagggtaataaaggaaaatatggttcaaattttgttcttgaatgcttttcttaatatgtgtgcattaatttagaaattcagttaatatggaatagagggagtactTTACTAACTTCCAGCAGAATGTATGTAATTCTCGGGAAGGACTTCCTCGGTATTGCCTCACAATGCATGTAGTGGATGCTTCACATTCTTTGAAAATGATATCTTGGTATTGAAATTGTTTTGTGGTCAATTAAGACGTTTAGTGTATGTTGCTAAAGTTTATGTCTCACATTTCAGGCTATTACCTCATCTGGTCTGAAGAAAGGTGAATTATTCTTGGCGGATGTTAGCACCCAGCTGAAGAACAAAAACATTACCACTGATGTAAAAGTGGACACCAATTCCAATGTGAGTTCATTTTTTCAGCTTGATTATTGGGTGCTAATAATTGTTCCCTATATTTAGTAACTTCTATAAGGAGATACAATAGTGAATTTATATATCTTTGGAGATGTTAGGTGCACAACATGTTTGGTTGTGAGTTATATTGATCTGCCCACACTTTGATTAAACTTTCTCAATCATTCAAGTATCCTTTCCCCCAAAAATATAACCctcaaaaatcaagaaaaccGATAGTAAAATTGAAGGGTTCCCACTTCAGTTACTTTGTTACATTTTTTACCTTATGGGCTGATTTAATGCTCTGCGAGCCCATGGAGTCGATAGCTTTCTCCTTGTTTTTATTGAAAGATTGTGTTTGTTAGTTTTGTTTGGTGTCTATGATTTGTTTTCACACTTGCAGTTAACAATATTAATATGTTGTCCAATAAATATAAAGCTGTAACGAAATGTTAGGACAGCCACTTTACCAATATCTACTATAGTTTTATGTGTGCCCATTTGCGCCCTCTTCTCCATTTCTCTGTTGGATCTCTCGTGTAGACTAGCTTTTATCCACATAATGGCATCTTAGGCGTTAGCTTAACATTTTCCCTGGTGTTGATTATGGCGATGCAATGTGCATGCTTCCTTAATCTAATCTCCCCTCCCCTGATGTATACCTCCAAATCCAAACTTATAGTAACTGAAGACTGAATTGTCAAGCATGATAATCAAGACGAGTTTTCTGGTAGttaaaaaatagagttttaCAATCAATTTCAAAGGATAGTCAATTGGAGAGGAGAATACATGTGAGTTATCTAGCTTGTTCTCTACTCTCCCCTGCTCTCTGCGCTGTACTTTCACAAGAAGTTCTCTGTCTTCTTCGGTTTCGAATTTTCAACTTTTGAGACTCACTGATTGGGAACTTCACAAGTTCAAGTTTGTTTCGTCAATCTGAGCTGGGGCGGTACAAGAATATTCTAAATAACTTGGATTGAATGATGCAGGTCTACACTACCATCACTGTCGATGAACCTGCACCAGGACTCAAGACAATTTTCAGCTTTGTCGTACCAGATCAGAAATCTGGGAAGGTACCATTGCTTTTAACTGTATTTCTCTGCTGTTGGCTGGTAGTTTAGCGAATTGTGTGATTCTAAGCAAAAGTATTATGTTACAGGTAGAGCTCCAGTACTTGCATGAGTATGCTGGGATCAACACTAGCATTGGACTTACAGCAAGTCCTCTAGTCAACTTCTCTGGCGTTGCTGGAAACAATACCGTTGCTTTGGGCACTGATCTATCATTTGACACTGTCACAGGCAATTTCACAAAATGCAATGCTGGTCTGAGTTTTTCTACTTCTGATCTGATTGCTTCCCTAGCATTGTAAGTATTTAAGTGATATCCTCCTTGGCCATAGTGTATATGTTACATTCTTCATGGAACAAAAATCCGTCATTTAGCCATTTGTCCCAACTGTCAAGTGATTCCTTGTACCGTCTTGGTATTCTGTCTTTCTGAAAGAAACACTTTTGGGATTTGAATTTTTTCATCCCAGCTAGACTAATGAATCATTTGTCTCCTCTACTGATAAGATGCTATATTGAGTTGAACTACTAGATCTGTTAGGGTCATTGTAAGTAGTTTCCCTCCTCTTTCTCcctttttatcttttgaaggTTGCCAGCATATCCTTAATGTTGAAGAATATAACATTACCAGTTTCAGAAAAAAAAGATGCTATATTGAAATGATATGACGGCTGTATAATTGCATCAAAGTTCTAGAATTTTGCGGAAATTGTGACATTGAGACCAACATGTTCCATCATCATCTTTGTTGTTTTCTAATTTTTGAACCTTTTTGGACTGGGTACTAATTTTATGCAGGAATGACAAGGGTGATACTGTCAGTGCTTCCTACTACCACACGGTGAAGCCAGTGACAAATACAGCTGTTGGTGCAGAGTTGACTCACAGCTTCTCAAGCAATGAGAACACACTGACCATTGGGACACAGCATTTGTTGGATCCATTGACCACGGTGAAGGCTCGCGTTAACAG
This window encodes:
- the LOC129887567 gene encoding mitochondrial outer membrane protein porin of 36 kDa; amino-acid sequence: MVKGPGLYSDIGKKARDLLYRDYVSDHKFTITTYSTTGVAITSSGLKKGELFLADVSTQLKNKNITTDVKVDTNSNVYTTITVDEPAPGLKTIFSFVVPDQKSGKVELQYLHEYAGINTSIGLTASPLVNFSGVAGNNTVALGTDLSFDTVTGNFTKCNAGLSFSTSDLIASLALNDKGDTVSASYYHTVKPVTNTAVGAELTHSFSSNENTLTIGTQHLLDPLTTVKARVNSYGKASALIQHEWRPKSLFTISGEVDTRAIEKSAKIGLAVALKP